The following is a genomic window from Spirochaeta cellobiosiphila DSM 17781.
TTACAGGTGAAGAAGACAAGGGGACAGGGGCAGACTTCAATATTGGTATTCCTATTCCTTCTTTTGGATTAAAAATTAGTTATTAGGATAAAGGAAAATTAAAGTGACAAAAACACACATACCATTCGTTATAATATTGGGTGTAGTAACACTGCTAGTTGCTTGTCAATCAGATGATTACACAAACAAATGGCAACATCCCCAGGGAAAGCAAAGTCTTAATCTGGTTGTTGATGCTGATCATAAAGCACAATTGGAATTAGCCGTGCCTTTTGAAGCTATTATTCAAGGTGAAGCTTTTAAAGAGAATGAGGATAACTGGATCTTCTACATTGATAACATGAAGTTACTTTTCAGTTGGCGACAAGGCTGGACGGATGCCCTATTGAATATGGAGGGAGTCTTAAAGCTTGTCAAAGAAGATACTGGATATTGGACGTTGAATGTTGTGGAGGAACCCTTATTACGGGGAGTTGCTGAAGCTCAGGTTCGCCTAAAAAGGGATAGATATTATGGTGATCAGGCAAGAGATATTGTGACACGTAGGTTCAACCGGGTACAGGCATTGGTTTCTGTACTCCCGGATCAGTTCTTAGATTCTTATTATGTGTACAATGATAAGAAAAAAGGTTACTACTCCTCTGTGTTTTTCAAGGATCTTGAAAAATTTCTCTTTCCTGAACTTCATGGTTATTTAGAGGATTATCCCAAACCAGATTCACAATTAAGTCCGGGAGAACGGTATATACATAAGGAGGAGTTCAAATGGGACGGTGCCTATACACAAAAGTATTTTCCAGAGATCTTCTGGGACATTAGGAATTCGGGAACTCTCTATCGTGATTATGAAGAAGGATATGCTCTTATCTTTCTCTTTGCTCGATGGGATAGCTTATGGAATACAGATATCCCTCAGATTTTATTACAGGAGTTATAGATGTCAAATAGTTGGAATCTGATGCAGTATTTTGATATGGGCGGTATTTTTATGTGGCCGCTCCTTGTTTTTTCGATTTTTACGGTTGGTATCTTTCTAGAGAGATTCATTTATCTGACTATACATGAATTAAATCCAAACAAGATACGAAATCACCTATTGGATCTATCTTATTCGAGAAGCATTGATGAGGCCAAAAGGTACTTGGATCAGCTTAAATCACGGAATATTTCTGGAAGAATCCTGAAAGAAGTATTCAAAAATGCACCCTATGGTGAACACAGAATGGAAAAAGCTGTAGAAGCTGAAGGTCAAGAACAAGTCCGTAAGCTTGAAAATGGATTTAATTTCTTGTCTGCTTTAACCTCTATTGCACCCCTCACTGGATTCCTGGGAACCGTGTCTGGAATGATAGGAGCGTTTCGTTCCATAGCTGAAGCTTCAGAGGTTAATGCACAATTAGTGGCTAATGGTATATATGAAGCTCTCATGACTACCGTTTTTGGTCTCATTATCGCCATTATCGCTTTAGTCGGCTATAATCTGTTAGCTCATCGAGTGGATACCTTTACAGCAGAAATCAATAAATTATCCAGTGATATTATAGGAATCTTATCTACCAATGAGGATTAAAAATACTGATCCCATGGGAGCTTTGAATGACCTTAGCTTCCTACTCATCATCTATTTTCTTGTGATCGCCGGGTTCAATACTAATTATGGATTTTTATTGGATTTACCTTCCAAGAATAAAACCATGGTTGTCCAAAAAGATGATTTGATTAAACTTACATTGGACGGACAGGGCCAACTTTACTATAAAAAAGAGCCGCTTACCCAGGAAAAAATAAAAAGTGTTGTAGAAGAAAATCTAAAAGTTCATCCTAATATGACACTCTTCCTGTCTATATCACCTGATGTCCCCTATCAATATTTTGTTGATTCTATAAGTCTCATAAGAGAGTTGAATGTAGAGAATTTTTCTTTTAAAACAGAAGGACCCAGGAAGACAGAATGATCAATATTCATAGTAAGAGACAAAGCCCTACACCCCCCTTATCTGCCATGTCTGATATAGGTTTCTTATTACTTATATTTATCATGCTTATTTCTCTCATTAATTATCGTAAAGAAGCCAAAGTGGAATATCCTGAAGCGCATAATGCAGAAAAAACAGAGGCTCTACATGAAATAGAAATATGGATTGAACAAAATGGTGCTATTCAAATAGACGGTCAGTATATGTCTGATAGGGAAGTAGAAAACTTTATTGTAGATACTTTTCTGGCTCAAAGGGATACACGCATTCATATCATAGCTGATAGAAACACTCCCTATAGAAATGTAGATCATATAAACAGGATTCTCCAGAACCTTCAATACAGGATCGTAAGTTATGATGTCAAAGAACAGCTTTAAACTATTAAGATGGAGCATCCTTCTTATCGTTGGTGGCCTACATGTTCTCTTATTGGTTTTTCTCCAAATTCAAACAAATAATACTCAGGAAGAAGACTATCAGGATGCAAATGTTATGAAGCTTGTAGATATTCACGAATATGAACCTCCTCAGGAAGAAGTCCTTCCTCCTCCACCTGTAGAAAAAAAGATTATCAATGAAAATCCAGAAACTAGTGAGCAAGTTGTGGCTATAGAAGATAAGTTGGAGGTCGTTGATACTCCAATAAAAACTTCCACAAGAGAGGAAGTGCATTATCTACCGCAACATAAAATATCAAAAGTACCTATTATTCCCCTGGAAAAGGTTCTTAGTCGCATTGTATATCCTCCCATGGCTTTGCGCCAGGAGATAGAAGATATTGTGTATTTGGAATTATATATAGATCAGAAAGGAGTTATTCGGAGAATTGATATATTAAAAGATCCGGGACATGGTTTTGCTGAATCTGCTATTAAAGCTTTTCAAGGGATTCAATGTATCCCAGCAGAAGCTAATGGTAAAACAGTTCCTGTACGATACCGGTATCCTATTCGTTTTACATTAAAATAGTGAGCTTCTCATTTAATCATACTTCGAATTCGACTTAAAGATACCTGATTAATTCCAATATAGGAGGCGATTTGATATTGGGGAATTAAATTATAGAGGTCTGGATACTCTTCAAGAAAAAGTTCATAACGACTTTGTGCATCCTGGGTTAATATGGATAATATTCTGTTTTCCATCTGAACGTTTCGCACCTGAAATATATATAGTTCAAACATATTCCAACAGTTAAAGTTTTTCTTCAGATCCTCTAAATCTTCCTGTGTAAAATAGAGTATTTCACTGTTTGTAATAGCTTGAGTCGAAAACCATATTTTATTTTCGTAGGGTTGAAAATAGGGTGAATATACCCCTTCAAAATCACCACTGGTTCTAAAAAAAAGGTTTTTTTCTTTACCTTCAGCATCAGGCAAATACACCCGCAGGACTCCTGAATAAAGGATTCCCAACGGCCCTTGTGTATCACCAGCTTCAATAAAATGCTCATTCTTATTGAGCTTGAGTACACGAAGTTTTGACAGAAAATATTCTCTATCTTCTTTGGGCACCTGACCTATCTTGTTAATGAGGTCACAGATGAATTCTCTATACTTTTTATTCATATATATGTTTTAGAATATTAGTAAGGTTTTAGTAAAGTAAAGGAAGTAAAATATGGAAAAAAAAGCATTATTATCAAGTTTATGGATATTCGTTCTCATCAATATGATCTATGCAGATATCTTATCTCTTATGGATCCTGTATCTCATATTCGGCTCATTATGGCAGGGAAGGATATTCCTCCCGGAGGTTTGATTGTGGGAGCCTTTCTGATGGAATCCGCTATTCTCATGACCTTTCTTCCTAGAATACTCAAACCTACTCTCAACAAGATAATCACCACCTTAGTTGTATTATTAAATACACTTGCTGTCATCAAGGGGGGCTCCGGTGACTACTATATCTTTTTTGCTACAGTAGAAGTAATTACCATGATTGCGATAGTTATTTTAACATATGTTAATTGAAAAGAGGAATTGATTGAGTTAATCATTAAGATATGTCAAAAATGAATATTATAGAATGGAAAAAAGATACTTGGGCAGAAGGGAAGGCAGAACAGTGGATGAGCCTTCTACGAAAAACATCCACAATGATAGGATTTCTACTTTTTCTTGTAACAGTAACCATGACTTACCTTTCGAAAACAAAGGTTATTTTACCTAATTGTTGTTTGCTTTTAACCTTTGTCTCTGGTTGCTTTATCCTGGGATTATATAACGCCTTTCACCCTTTGGGGGATAATCTGCGTTATCCTTTTGTCACCTTATTAGCTCCTGTCGTTACCTTTGGCGGGCTTATTTTGGGCAGCCTTCATTATACCTATCCTATCGGTGTCGCGTTTGTTATCCTTTGGTTATATATGGGAATAGGTATCACTTTTGTTTATACCATTCCCGCTAATGGTATTGTTCTGATCATCTATCTTTTAGGAGATATATACTATCTGCACTACACTATGGAATATCGCTTCTTCTATGTTGTCTTTCTTATGGCTATATCCGGTATTGGTCTGATATCTTCCTATATTTTTCAGAGACTACATCGTGATATTGTAAGAATGGCAGATAAATTAGATAGTAAATTGAATAATAAAACCAGACTTTATCAGTCTCTTGTCCATGAAATACGTACACCTCTTACGATTCTACGCCATTACTTTCATCAAAATGAAGTCAAATTAAGTGAGTCCAATCAAGCTGATGTTATTAAATATAATTTGAACAAGCTCGAGAGAAAGATGACAAATTTACTTAAACTGGAAAAAGAATCTCTACTGGAAGAGACCATAAGCGATAAGCATATAGATGACGAACCTTGTTGTTCCATAAGTCAATTGATCTTATACAATCAAAAACTATTTGAGTCCTATTTTAATCATGAAAACATTACATTACAACTTTTCATACAAAAGGACTTATGTGTTAGAGCCAACCAAAGTGATTGTGAACATATCATACTAAATCTTTTAGAAAATGCTCTTGAATATTCACATCCTAACAGCCAAGTCTATTTACTTGCCACATTGAATAAGGACATGGTTGAAATTGTTATTCAGGATGAAGGGGTTGGTATAGAACCTGAAATTTTGGATTCTTTATTCGAGTTGTATAAGAGGCCGCTTCAAGCTCATCAACACTCCAGTTCTGGGATGGGTTTAGCTATTGTTAATCAGATTGTCAAACGTATTGGTGGTTACATCCACGTTGAATCAACAAAGGATATTGGCTCTAAGTTTACTATTTGTTTACCCCTTAGTGATGGGGAAGATGTCGTACCAATAGGAACATTGAAGCTTCCCCTTAATTTTAAATCTCATTTACCATTACAAAGTCAGTTAAGCAGTTTAGATAAAAACCATAATAGTTCTTATTGTATTGCTTTAATTGAAGACGATTATGAATTGAGAAATTGTTTATTTGAATGTCTCAACACAGACTATAGAGTGATTAGTTATCATAATGGTGCTCATGCGTTAAACGAATTGCTTAGGGGAATCGAAGCTGATCTAATCATATTCGACATTGATGCAGAATCTGAGAATGGTTATGATTTCTTTAAACATTATAGAAGTCAATGTTCTCCTCATACTCCTTTTCTCTTTATCTCCAGTAATGACTCTGATTCCCTACGAATGGAAGCATTAAGTCATGGCGCATTAGATTATATGGTCAAACCTTTCACACCAAAGGAATTAACACTCAAAATCCAAAGTTGGTTGGACTTATTAAAGGAACTAAAGGGGGATATATCAGAATCTTTGGAAGACCTTGCTGAATTCCAAGCCCTTACTTCTCGGGAACGGCAATTGGTTCTGATGTTATCAAAAGGATTATCTCGTAAAGAAATCTCCCATCGTTTATACATCAGTGTAAATACTGTGAAAACTCATTTATCCTCTATCTATTCAAAATGCGGGGTATCAGGTAAGGATGAACTACTATCAAAAATGTATAAAGATTCATTAGCTGAGGTTTAATCCAGGGACGTACTGGCTATAGGGGCATAGTTTTTTCAGAACTATTAGAGTAAAATCACCCCTTTGGGGTGATCACAAATGAATCTTTCTTAATTAGGCTTTTAGACATTAATAACATTAAAAGGAGTAAATATGTTAAAAAGGTTGTTATATGGATTCATTAGTATATCCATACTCTCTTTGTTTTTTGGCTGTGATAACACAAACCTTGTCGGAGCTGAATTATCTGAAATGGATAGTAGTAGGGCAAGAGGTGCTACAATTTATGAACACACCATTAATGGTTATACAGAAGAGGGTAAAGCGATTTATATTCCTCATGATGCACCAATCATGCAAAAAGCAAGATCAAGTGACAACAATCACTACTTTGTATCAGTTATCAAATCTGACAAGAATTGGAAGTCTTATGGGAAGGAGATCTCAGAATGGTTAGGATCGTCTGATATTACACGACTTAAAGCTGGTAAGTATAGTGTCCGAACCTTTTGTGCAAAACATAATTTTACCCTCGCAGCAAATACCTATTATCGTGTGAAGTTTGCTACCTCAACTAATGAAGATGGCACATGGAAAGAGAATACACGTCTTATCTATTTAAGTAAAAGTCTATTACCAGCAGCCACTTCCAACACCAGTAAGGGGATGACAATTACTGCCAGTAGTACCTTTGACTCTAGCACTTATTCTGCCTGGAAAGCTTTCGATGGAAATGGAGGAAATGGTTGGTCACGATGGATCTCTGGTTATAATCAGTATTTACTTGATTGGGACTGGTCTCATCCTCTTGAATACGAATGGATTAATATTAAGCTCAACAATCCTGTTGAAGCTAAATACATCTATATCCTTCCTGAATTTTCAGAGAATATACAAGATAGAATGCCAAAGTTATCTGAAATTGAAGTTAAATTAAATGGAGAGTATATAGCTTCTTCTGATATAGGCACAGATAAAAAATTCTGGGAACAACATAGATATGGAGCTTATTTCCCTCTTCTTTTTGGAGATACACACATATTTGATGAGGTTAGATACAAGATCCGTAGTAGTAATGGTTCAAATGTTGTATCAATTAGAAGCATCAAGTTTATGAAATAGGCTTGTTTAAACTGGACCTTCCTCATAGGGAAAGTCCAGTTACGCTATTCTGTTACGAATCCATTTACATTATCTGCTAAGATTGCAACACTGTCATTAGAGTCATGAGTTAAATCTTGAACCATTTGAATGGCTTCGTTGATTTCCTTGGCTCCCAATGACATTTCATTAATACTTAGCTTAATCTCATCAGTAACTTTATTTAACTGATTCATCTCTTTTTGGACTTCATCAGTACCTGTGAGAATATTCATTGATGATCTGCTAACCAAATTACTGTTGTCATTCAATCGAGAAAGAGACTCCAGTACCTGCTTGCTACCGGCAATTTGCTCCTCCATAGACAATTTGATTAAATTTTCCTGATGGGATACTTCCTCAGTAAGTTCAGCTACCGTTTCAAACTTCTCTGTTGTATCCCCCAGGGACTTATCAATTTGTAGAATACTCTCTTGCAGTTCCATAAGGGATCGGGAAATATTTGTTCCTTGAACATTAGACTCCTCAGCAAGCTTACGGATTTCATCAGATACAACCGCAAACCCTTTACCATAACTACCTGCATGAGCTGCTTCAATAGCCGCATTCATAGCCAGTAAGTTGGTTTGACTTGCTATATTTTGGATAATATGGGTGGCTTCTTCGAGAGCTTCGGAATCATTAAGGATCTTCCTGGATAAAGTGCTTGATGATTGCAAAGAATCTGCACCTATCTTTGCTGCATCCTTCAGTCTGTGTATGATATGGTTATTTTTATCCAGATTTTCATTAACATGGCTGATACTTGCTATCATTTGTTCTATAGAAGATGAAGATTCTGATATATCGTTAAGCTGTTCCTTTATTTGATTATCTAGTTCTCCAACACCGCTATTAATGGACATAATGGTAGCTAACATCTCTTCAACACCAGCAGCTTGATTCAGAATACGATTTCTGATGCTATCAATATTACTGCTAACTTGATTAATAGCTGTAGCTGTTTCATCCATACTACTGGTTAAATCCTGATCTACATTGGATAGTTTTGAACATTCCTTCTTGATAGAACTGACCATTATAAGAAGATTTTCAATCGTTTTGTTGACTAATACGGCGACTTGATCTATTTCATCCTTTCCATTGATCACTAATCTTCTTGTTAGGTCCCCAGCTCCTTCAGACACTTCTTTTAGGCCTATAAGAGTTTTTTTCAAACGGGATGTGAGGTTGTTAATGACAAAAATAAGGGCAAAGATCATGATTAATAACAATACTACAGACATGATTATCGTATTCAAACGAAGTGAATTTAAATCACGGAAAACATCTTCATAGTGAGCTGTGAGTACTAGTATCCAATTTGTGGTTGTTACCCGGTCATAAGCACTTAGGTTGTGATCCCCTTCAGATTTATATTCAAGAAAACCGGATTGCTTTCTATCATTAATGATGTCCTGTCCGTATTCAAAGTCCCCAATATTCTCTGTGAGTACCTTTTTTTCATCAGGGTGAGCAGCTATTGTTCCGTTAGCTGTTGTAAGATAGGCAATATTATTATCAGAAACTGCCAGTCCATTGATTATAGCGTTACTAATATGTTCCATTGCTACACTGGCATAACACACACCTATGACTTTGTCCGTTGAATTGTCATGGATAGGTATTAACATAATAAGAATGTTGTTATTATTGATGGGGCTAAAAAGGGGATCTGTAATGAATTCCGTACCTCTTAGTACAATGGGAAAATAAGGTTGATCCTTCACCTCGAGAGCTCGACCCACTAATTTGGGATTACTACTGCTTACACATGTTCCTTGAGGATTCAGGATTCCCACAGAAGTAAAATCAGAATAGTGATGTACAACCTCTCCGAGTATTGCATTAGCTTGATCTGTTATCCTTTGCTCACCACCTCCATAATAAGTGATAGAATCTTTTGCCTCAGGAAGAATACTTATGGTGTAGAGCAGGCCCATTTTTTCTGTGAGCCAGTCATCCACTCTTTGACTTGTTACTTTTGATAATTGAAGAAGTTCCTCTTTTTTTGTTTTGTACACTATTGACGACATCTGTTTAAAGATAAAACCGGATGAACTCAATAGTCCCACTGATACAATTAGGATAGTGGGCAACAATACTTTGAATCTTAAGTTCACAATTCTTGTCCCTTTATTTTTTTATTGCGAGGCCTCTGGCTCCGCTTAGGTATAGTTTATTACATACTTCCGTGTATTTCCTGTCAACAAGAAAAAGAATCCACTAATTATTGGTTTTGATACTGTCCCAGCACATTTGTTGAACCATACCGATCATGTTGGCATCCATTGAGAGGTGTCCATTAATGACATAAAGTAAAGATTTGTGGAGTATCCCAAGAAGAGTTCCCCCCAACAAAAGAGGATTTGTATTCTTGATATAACCCTCCTCAATTAGTTCTCTAAGACTCAGTCCCTCTATAATGTCTTCATAATCCAATCTCGATTCTTCTTTGACAATACTTGATAGATGATACCGTTCAACGAAGAGAAAATCCTTGGGATGCTCTATTCCTTTTTTTAGATAAGAAGCTACAATGTCCTTAAGAGCTTTTTCAACATTAAGAGGTGATCTTAAGGTATGAGGCTTTCTTGGCACAAATTGATCACGGCAATACTGATAGGTTTGATTCAGAAGTTCTTCCTTTGAGGGAAAACTATAATATATGGTACCTACGGCTATACCTGTGACTTTTGATAATTGCCCCATGGATATATTTTCTAAACCTTCTTTAAGTATATAGTCCCTTGTTGCTCTGAGGATTAGATCTCTTTTGTCAGCCTTTTTGGATTTCATATTTTCATTTAACTGGTAAACACCCTTCTTGACAAGTTGTAAAGGTCTTTTTAGTATGAATTAGAACGATCGTTCAGTTTTTAAGGGGGATAATAATGAAGTATAGAGCTTATACAAAAGCTTTTCTAATAACGGGACATAATAATCCTCCTATCATAGAAAGTAGTACGATTCTCGTTAATGACAAAGGACGGATTGACGAGGTAGGAGCTGCTAATAGCATTACCATACCCCCAAACTATGAAATCATAGATCTCTCTGGTCATTACCTTATGCCTGGATTAATCAATGGGCATGTTCATTTTGTGACAAAAGGGACAATGGGAAAGACTCCTTCAGGATTTGTCAAAGAAATCCTCAAAAACGTACTTAGTACACCATTAGGCAAGATGCTACTCAAGAAGCAGTACAAAGATTGTTTGCATACGGCTCTCAATGCGGGGATCACAAGCGTAAGAGATTTGGGTTCATTATTTGAATTGGATACTTATTACAGAACACGGATTAGTAAGGGAAAGCAGAAGGGGCCCAGAATACTAGCCTCTGGAGCTCCTGTCATTCCCACTGGTGGCCATGGATCAGAATATCCGGGAGCCGGTATAGCAGACGGTCCCTGGGAAGGGCGGAAGAGAGTTAGGGAACGAATTGCTCAAGGTGTTGATTGGATCAAAATTTGCAATACCGGTGGTGTTACAGATGCTAAATACATTGGAGAAGCAGGAATGCCTCAAATGACTGTTGAAGAGATTGAGGCCATATGCTCAGAAGCACACATGAGAGGTATCATGGTGGCCAGTCATTGTGAGAGTACCAAAGGAATAGCAGATGCCTTGGCCGGTGGAGTCGATACTATTGAGCATGGAGCTGATTTTGGGCCAGAACTAGCTGCTCAGTTTCTCAATAATCCTAAAGCTTTACGGGGCTATACCAGTCTGATTCCTACTATAGCTGCTAGTGATGCCGTGTGTAGGCAATTGGAAGCTCAAGATCAGCAGAATGAGATAGATAAGATCGTTCTGGCTAATGCAAAGCTTATCAATGCAGGCTCTCAATTAGCCCTAAAGAAAGCCCTCGAATATGGTGTCAAAGTTGGAATAGGAGATGATGCTTCTGTACCAGGAGTAACTCATTATAATCTCTATAAAGAATTAATTAATTTTACAAAGGGGGGGCTGTCCCCACTGGAGGCCATTCAGACCGCCACCTACCATACTGCTCAAATATTGAATATTGATAAGATCACAGGATCTATAGAACCAGGTAAAGAGGCCGACTTTATTGTCCTGCAAAACAATCCTCTGGACAATCTGGAATCTCTCTATAAACCAAAGCATGTAGTAGCCAGAGGTTATTATATGAAAACCCCCCGATTTAAGAATCTGGGGTTATAACCCAAGTAAATTGATATTATTACTATTGTGGTAGGATGTCATAGCTGTTCTGAAATTATCAGAGGAAGTAGTCGCAGAAGAACTTCTTAAGGGGAAAAGGTAGTAAGCTAATGGATGAAAACTCGTAGGCAAACAATTGAGAAAAGTGAAAATAAAGATGATTACAGAAGCAAACAAAGAATATTTAGTTACTGTCTATATAATCGGATATGATGTTTAGGGAGATTCCCTTCCCAGGGAAGAGTATTTGTATGTTTGTCGAAAAAGTCCTCTGGTATATAGGTCATGACAAGGAGGGTTTCGTATCCTCACTGATTGTGTATCAAGAAGTCTTGGACCTACAGCCTCATAGTTATGGGATTGGTTCTGTCGCTACCAGTCCTGCTTATCGTAATAAAGTTTATGGATCGCAATTGGTTAAAGAAATAACAGAAATGTTATTTAAGGAAGGAGAGGGGGCAGTCGTTTTCCTCCATAGTAATATTGATTTTTCCTTTTATGAAAAGTATAGGTTATACCAGAGTTTCAAACAGATGTTGTATGGTTAAGAGTAGGAATAATCGTATTTATACGGGGATAGTTCCTACTTATTTCTGATAAACAGTTAGTCTTTACTCTTGGATATTCCTATTTCGCTTACAATGATATATTAAACCATCCTAAAAATTCAACTTTATAGATAGAGCATCAGTGCTGGAATATTTAAGGCTGTGACTTTATTATTAAGGTAATATGGAAGTAATGAAGTCTTATGTATGTCATAAATAT
Proteins encoded in this region:
- a CDS encoding GNAT family N-acetyltransferase — protein: MFVEKVLWYIGHDKEGFVSSLIVYQEVLDLQPHSYGIGSVATSPAYRNKVYGSQLVKEITEMLFKEGEGAVVFLHSNIDFSFYEKYRLYQSFKQMLYG